In one window of Streptomyces sp. NBC_01224 DNA:
- a CDS encoding PIN domain-containing protein: protein MAARVFVDTDVLFPFSVMDVMLALTEDAIHEIVWSERLLAEWERVIVREGKRSPKSAAAVAQAVRRFFPDCEIETAVYGHLVDEMPGDDPDDRHHSAAAVAAGADALITWNVADFPAGDLAERGVRVIDPDSYLCGLYKELPHEVAETVVRLVGEKRNPPVTLADAVARLAKAGLPVFADLLTGHLGHRMR from the coding sequence GTGGCAGCGCGGGTCTTTGTGGACACCGACGTCCTGTTTCCGTTCTCGGTCATGGACGTGATGCTGGCCCTCACCGAGGATGCTATCCACGAGATCGTGTGGTCCGAACGGCTGCTCGCGGAGTGGGAGCGGGTCATCGTCCGGGAGGGAAAGCGTTCGCCGAAGTCGGCTGCCGCAGTTGCCCAAGCCGTCCGGCGTTTCTTCCCCGACTGCGAGATCGAGACCGCGGTATACGGGCACCTCGTGGATGAAATGCCGGGTGATGACCCCGACGACCGGCATCACTCGGCGGCAGCGGTGGCGGCCGGTGCCGACGCCCTGATCACGTGGAACGTTGCCGACTTCCCTGCCGGTGATTTGGCCGAGCGCGGAGTGCGAGTGATCGACCCGGATTCGTACCTGTGCGGGCTGTACAAGGAGTTGCCGCACGAGGTCGCGGAGACGGTAGTCAGACTTGTCGGAGAGAAGCGCAACCCGCCAGTCACCCTCGCTGATGCCGTCGCCCGTCTCGCGAAGGCCGGCCTACCCGTCTTCGCTGACCTGCTGACAGGACACCTCGGGCACCGAATGAGGTGA